One Cellulomonas sp. Y8 DNA segment encodes these proteins:
- a CDS encoding ABC transporter substrate-binding protein: protein MRKSRRAAIALLPVTALALAACSSGGGGDEGSGGSTDFSTEASGSLKAWGFENADDVGQSRLDYAADQLSDVQIDLDATAFDAQKFTTRLASGDVPDVVQMDRRYVTTYAAQDLILPLDACYSAHDVDPDEQYYPSVVDDVRYGDQVWAVPQFYQPPAIILNKRVMDAAGVTADQIDTSQPDVLVAAVEKMYAESGGVPTTLGFDPQATGQGGLWILGQGGQLTDADGKPTLDDPSNVAGIELLKQITDAQGGFAKVKSFTDSFDTFGDNNQYVTDQVGAQVNAQWYPNVLGAYVGQIQIEAVPFRDQDGNPFSVASGTAFVIPAGAQNKDAACAWMLDLTSQDAWMAAGEARADTIATDGGINTGLFTGSPAADKAIRDQYVTETGDAGFDQVISTYYDVVDYGKTFGSSPAGQDIQNELNNAITAALLGDKTPEEALADAQTAAQRAYDNITGG from the coding sequence ATGAGGAAGAGTCGCCGCGCCGCGATCGCCCTGCTGCCGGTCACCGCGCTGGCCCTGGCCGCCTGCAGCTCGGGCGGAGGTGGTGACGAGGGGTCCGGCGGATCCACCGACTTCAGCACCGAGGCCTCGGGCTCGCTCAAGGCCTGGGGCTTCGAGAACGCCGACGACGTCGGCCAGTCGCGCCTCGACTACGCCGCCGACCAGCTGTCCGACGTCCAGATCGATCTCGACGCCACCGCGTTCGACGCGCAGAAGTTCACCACCCGGCTCGCCTCCGGCGACGTCCCGGACGTGGTGCAGATGGACCGCCGGTACGTGACCACGTACGCGGCGCAGGACCTGATCCTGCCGCTGGACGCCTGCTACAGCGCCCACGACGTCGACCCGGACGAGCAGTACTACCCCTCGGTCGTCGACGACGTGCGGTACGGCGACCAGGTGTGGGCGGTGCCGCAGTTCTACCAGCCGCCGGCCATCATCCTGAACAAGCGGGTGATGGACGCCGCGGGCGTGACGGCGGACCAGATCGACACCTCGCAGCCCGACGTCCTCGTGGCCGCCGTGGAGAAGATGTACGCCGAGAGCGGCGGCGTCCCGACCACCCTCGGCTTCGACCCCCAGGCGACCGGCCAGGGCGGCCTGTGGATCCTCGGCCAGGGCGGGCAGCTCACCGACGCGGACGGCAAGCCGACGCTCGACGACCCGTCGAACGTCGCCGGCATCGAGCTGCTGAAGCAGATCACCGACGCCCAGGGCGGCTTCGCCAAGGTGAAGTCGTTCACCGACTCGTTCGACACCTTCGGCGACAACAACCAGTACGTCACCGACCAGGTCGGCGCGCAGGTCAACGCCCAGTGGTACCCGAACGTGCTCGGCGCCTACGTGGGCCAGATCCAGATCGAGGCGGTGCCGTTCCGCGACCAGGACGGCAACCCGTTCTCCGTCGCCTCCGGCACGGCGTTCGTCATCCCGGCCGGTGCCCAGAACAAGGACGCCGCCTGCGCCTGGATGCTGGACCTCACCTCGCAGGACGCGTGGATGGCCGCCGGCGAGGCCCGCGCCGACACCATCGCGACCGACGGCGGCATCAACACCGGCCTGTTCACCGGCTCGCCCGCGGCCGACAAGGCGATCCGCGACCAGTACGTCACCGAGACCGGCGACGCCGGCTTCGACCAGGTCATCTCGACCTACTACGACGTCGTGGACTACGGGAAGACCTTCGGGTCCTCGCCCGCCGGCCAGGACATCCAGAACGAGCTGAACAACGCCATCACCGCGGCGCTGCTCGGGGACAAGACCCCGGAGGAGGCGCTGGCCGACGCGCAGACGGCCGCGCAGCGGGCGTACGACAACATCACGGGCGGCTGA
- a CDS encoding nucleoside deaminase produces the protein MGLALTEAAGCSATGDVPVGAVVLGPGGEVVGAGRNRREADGDPTAHAEVLALRAASEALGRWRLDDCTLVVTLEPCLMCAGATVLARVPRLVLGAWDPKAGACGSQWDVVRDSRLNHRVEVVGGVREEECGAVLREFFAQHR, from the coding sequence ATGGGCCTGGCCCTGACCGAGGCCGCGGGCTGCTCCGCGACCGGGGACGTCCCCGTGGGCGCGGTCGTGCTCGGGCCCGGGGGCGAGGTCGTCGGCGCGGGCCGGAACCGCCGCGAGGCCGACGGCGACCCCACCGCGCACGCCGAGGTGCTGGCGCTGCGCGCCGCGTCGGAGGCGCTCGGCCGGTGGCGGCTCGACGACTGCACGCTGGTGGTGACGCTCGAGCCGTGCCTCATGTGCGCGGGGGCGACCGTGCTGGCGCGGGTGCCGCGGCTGGTCCTCGGGGCGTGGGACCCGAAGGCGGGCGCGTGCGGGTCGCAGTGGGACGTGGTGCGCGACTCGCGGCTGAACCACCGGGTCGAGGTGGTCGGCGGGGTGCGCGAGGAGGAGTGCGGCGCCGTGCTGCGGGAGTTCTTCGCGCAGCACCGCTGA
- a CDS encoding TraR/DksA C4-type zinc finger protein has protein sequence MAQTLDPTEVTALLAERRREALARLAGTDAERDAVVAASRESVADDEHDPEGSTIAYERRLLDALTHDQRDRLREIDEAEHRLAAGTYGTCTRCHRPIPVERLRAVPTARTCVGCAGR, from the coding sequence ATGGCGCAGACGCTGGACCCCACCGAGGTCACCGCGCTCCTCGCGGAGCGGCGGCGGGAGGCCCTGGCGCGGCTCGCCGGCACCGACGCCGAGCGCGACGCGGTCGTCGCCGCCTCCCGGGAGTCGGTCGCCGACGACGAGCACGACCCCGAGGGGTCGACGATCGCCTACGAGCGCCGGCTGCTCGACGCCCTGACGCACGACCAGCGCGACCGGCTGCGGGAGATCGACGAGGCGGAGCACCGGCTCGCCGCGGGCACGTACGGGACGTGCACGCGGTGCCACCGGCCGATCCCCGTCGAGCGGCTGCGTGCCGTGCCGACCGCGCGGACCTGCGTGGGCTGCGCGGGGCGCTGA
- a CDS encoding SHOCT domain-containing protein encodes MTPAPDPTSVLSRSAARTAGTALAAVALGVVAWWLLRLGAHDATLVRWECFAGTCATDDFAGAAPVLGGLALLAAGAAAVPLTRRATPGLAVVLGAGALLAGWSAAVTDGLTTEQAVRRNVLIAALVLALGLVAALWGGVRVLRGAGLLARLGGRTGTWARVRDYESGTGPVVGATVHFDDARGVRHAVRTRVPREAFRHPPRAYYDPERPDDAERLVVVVPSPPLTAAGRAAREQAVRVLVPLPEDDFPGGGPAGPGRTGTPGPSGSGRPGASSSAGARGAGSVVDALERLQALRASGALSEEEYAAAKARVLAG; translated from the coding sequence GTGACACCCGCGCCCGACCCCACGTCCGTCCTGTCCCGGTCCGCCGCCCGCACCGCCGGCACGGCGCTCGCCGCCGTCGCGCTCGGCGTGGTGGCGTGGTGGCTGCTGCGGCTCGGGGCGCACGACGCGACGCTCGTGCGCTGGGAGTGCTTCGCGGGCACGTGCGCGACGGACGACTTCGCGGGGGCCGCGCCGGTGCTGGGCGGGCTGGCGCTGCTCGCGGCCGGGGCCGCCGCCGTGCCGCTCACCCGGCGGGCGACGCCGGGGCTCGCGGTCGTGCTCGGCGCCGGGGCGCTGCTCGCGGGCTGGTCGGCGGCCGTGACCGACGGGCTGACCACGGAGCAGGCGGTGCGCCGGAACGTCCTGATCGCAGCGCTGGTGCTCGCGCTCGGGCTGGTCGCCGCCCTGTGGGGCGGGGTGCGGGTGCTGCGGGGCGCCGGGCTGCTCGCGCGGCTCGGCGGGCGCACCGGCACCTGGGCGCGGGTACGGGACTACGAGAGCGGGACCGGCCCGGTGGTCGGGGCGACGGTGCACTTCGACGACGCCCGCGGCGTCCGGCACGCGGTGCGCACCCGGGTGCCGCGGGAGGCGTTCCGGCACCCGCCGCGCGCCTACTACGACCCCGAGCGGCCGGACGACGCCGAGCGGCTCGTGGTCGTGGTGCCGTCGCCGCCGCTCACCGCTGCCGGCCGCGCCGCCCGGGAGCAGGCGGTCCGGGTGCTCGTGCCGCTGCCGGAGGACGACTTCCCGGGCGGCGGGCCCGCGGGTCCGGGGCGGACCGGGACGCCGGGTCCCTCGGGCTCGGGCCGGCCGGGCGCGTCGTCCTCGGCGGGCGCGCGCGGCGCCGGCTCGGTCGTCGACGCGCTGGAGCGGCTGCAGGCGCTGCGGGCCTCGGGGGCGCTGTCGGAGGAGGAGTACGCCGCCGCGAAGGCGCGCGTCCTCGCGGGCTGA
- a CDS encoding pyridoxal phosphate-dependent aminotransferase, producing the protein MPEIAPHARAVPASGIRRITELAWSLPGAVVLSVGEPDLPTAPHVLEAAREALARDDTRYTPNGGIAPLRDAVAAWLDPEHSLPVRRDNVWITAGGAQALHLGLSLTVGAGDGVLVPDPGYPPFSMATRLLQAEAQPYALRPEDGFLPDPAAVEAAITDRTRVLLLNSPSNPLGTSLPADLVAELVDVARRHDLWVLSDECYAAFTYDAPHVPAARFDTDGRVLTLHTFSKTHAMTGFRVGVLVVPDRMAPLMPTLQESIVSCVNTPAQYAALAALTGPQDAVEDARRTYREHRDLATAILDERGIPWLPAAGGIYLWADVAHATGGDVAAWAEDLVRTAGVAVAPGSAFGAAGEGWVRISLTASAEDLRAGLSRLPARTAVAAG; encoded by the coding sequence GTGCCCGAGATCGCCCCCCACGCCCGCGCCGTCCCCGCCTCCGGCATCCGCCGGATCACCGAGCTCGCGTGGTCGCTGCCGGGGGCCGTGGTGCTGAGCGTCGGCGAGCCCGACCTCCCGACCGCGCCGCACGTGCTGGAGGCGGCACGCGAGGCGCTGGCCCGCGACGACACCCGGTACACGCCCAACGGCGGCATCGCCCCGCTTCGGGACGCGGTCGCGGCCTGGCTGGACCCGGAGCACTCCCTGCCCGTCCGCCGCGACAACGTGTGGATCACGGCAGGTGGTGCGCAGGCGCTGCACCTCGGGCTCAGCCTGACGGTCGGCGCGGGCGACGGCGTGCTGGTCCCGGACCCCGGCTACCCGCCGTTCTCGATGGCGACCCGGCTGCTGCAGGCCGAGGCGCAGCCCTACGCGCTGCGGCCGGAGGACGGCTTCCTCCCCGACCCCGCCGCGGTCGAGGCGGCGATCACCGACCGCACCCGGGTGCTGCTGCTGAACTCGCCGTCGAACCCGCTCGGTACGAGCCTGCCCGCGGACCTGGTCGCGGAGCTGGTCGACGTCGCCCGGCGGCACGACCTGTGGGTGCTGTCCGACGAGTGCTACGCCGCCTTCACCTACGACGCGCCGCACGTGCCCGCCGCGCGGTTCGACACCGACGGCCGGGTGCTGACACTGCACACGTTCTCGAAGACGCACGCGATGACCGGGTTCCGCGTCGGGGTGCTGGTGGTGCCGGACCGGATGGCGCCGCTGATGCCGACGCTGCAGGAGTCGATCGTGTCGTGCGTGAACACCCCGGCGCAGTACGCGGCGCTCGCCGCGCTGACCGGCCCGCAGGACGCCGTCGAGGACGCGCGGCGCACCTACCGGGAGCACCGGGACCTCGCGACGGCGATCCTCGACGAGCGCGGCATCCCCTGGCTGCCCGCCGCCGGCGGGATCTACCTGTGGGCGGACGTCGCGCACGCGACCGGCGGCGACGTGGCGGCCTGGGCGGAGGACCTGGTGCGGACGGCGGGGGTCGCGGTGGCCCCGGGCTCGGCGTTCGGCGCCGCGGGCGAGGGCTGGGTGCGGATCTCGCTCACCGCGAGCGCCGAGGACCTGCGCGCGGGGCTGTCCCGGCTGCCGGCACGGACGGCGGTCGCCGCGGGCTGA
- a CDS encoding O-acetyl-ADP-ribose deacetylase: MRIEAVPGDITDQDVDAVVNAANSSLLGGGGVDGAIHAAAGPELLAECRELRRTSLPGGLPVGDAVATGAGRLRARWVVHTVGPNAHAGETDPALLRSAFTRSLDVAAEVGTRTVAVPAVSAGVYGWAPVTVAQVAVAAARGWAAAHPDGLDLVRFVLFSPGVLAAFEDALAEH, from the coding sequence ATGCGCATCGAGGCGGTCCCCGGGGACATCACCGACCAGGACGTCGACGCGGTCGTCAACGCGGCCAACTCCTCCCTGCTCGGCGGCGGGGGAGTCGACGGGGCGATCCACGCGGCCGCCGGGCCGGAGCTGCTCGCCGAGTGCCGCGAGCTGCGCCGCACGTCCCTGCCCGGCGGGCTGCCGGTCGGGGACGCCGTGGCGACGGGCGCGGGCCGGCTGCGGGCGCGCTGGGTGGTGCACACCGTGGGGCCGAACGCCCACGCCGGTGAGACCGACCCCGCGCTGCTGCGCTCGGCGTTCACGCGTTCGCTCGACGTCGCGGCGGAGGTCGGGACGCGCACCGTGGCGGTGCCCGCGGTGAGCGCGGGCGTCTACGGCTGGGCCCCGGTGACCGTCGCCCAGGTGGCGGTCGCCGCCGCGCGGGGGTGGGCCGCCGCGCACCCGGACGGCCTCGACCTGGTGCGGTTCGTGCTGTTCTCGCCCGGCGTGCTCGCCGCGTTCGAGGACGCGCTCGCGGAGCACTGA
- a CDS encoding GNAT family N-acetyltransferase, which translates to MQIRRVQEDDWRSVRDVRLRALREDPDVFGSSLAREELFAEPHWRMRLRSASTWVVDEEGTPRGLVGMIQEPGSPTSDRHVVQLWVAPEARRRGMAWALLDAVKDAARAEGAETVSLWVVDGNHAAGDLFVRAGFVRTGERHAQTRDSSRVEERLVLRLP; encoded by the coding sequence GTGCAGATCAGGCGCGTGCAGGAGGACGACTGGCGGTCGGTCCGGGACGTGCGCCTGCGCGCCCTGCGGGAGGACCCCGACGTGTTCGGGTCGTCGCTGGCACGCGAGGAGCTGTTCGCCGAGCCGCACTGGCGCATGCGGCTGCGCAGCGCGTCGACCTGGGTGGTCGACGAGGAGGGCACCCCGCGCGGGCTCGTCGGGATGATCCAGGAGCCGGGGTCGCCGACGTCGGACCGGCACGTGGTGCAGCTGTGGGTCGCCCCCGAGGCGCGCCGCCGCGGCATGGCGTGGGCGCTGCTCGACGCCGTGAAGGACGCGGCGCGGGCTGAGGGCGCCGAGACGGTGTCGCTGTGGGTCGTCGACGGGAACCACGCGGCGGGCGACCTGTTCGTCCGCGCCGGCTTCGTCCGGACCGGCGAGCGCCACGCCCAGACCCGCGACTCGTCACGGGTCGAGGAGCGCCTGGTCCTCCGCCTCCCCTGA
- the dtd gene encoding D-aminoacyl-tRNA deacylase: MRAVVQRATRASVTVDGAVVGAFEGEGLVVLVGVTPGDGPAQVEYVARKVADLRVLRGERSVAEAGAPVLVVSQFTLYGDARKGRRPTWNAAAPGPVAEPLVDAVVADLRARGLTVATGVFGADMAVELVNDGPVTLLLESAPEA, translated from the coding sequence GTGAGGGCGGTCGTCCAGCGCGCCACCCGGGCCTCGGTCACGGTGGACGGTGCGGTCGTCGGCGCGTTCGAGGGCGAGGGGCTGGTCGTGCTGGTCGGCGTGACCCCCGGCGACGGGCCCGCGCAGGTCGAGTACGTCGCGCGCAAGGTCGCGGACCTGCGGGTCCTGCGCGGCGAGCGGTCGGTGGCCGAGGCCGGCGCGCCGGTGCTGGTCGTCAGCCAGTTCACGCTCTACGGCGACGCGCGCAAGGGCCGGCGGCCCACGTGGAACGCGGCGGCGCCCGGCCCGGTGGCGGAGCCGCTGGTCGATGCGGTGGTGGCGGATCTGCGGGCGCGGGGGCTCACGGTCGCGACGGGGGTGTTCGGGGCCGACATGGCGGTCGAGCTGGTGAACGACGGCCCGGTGACGCTGCTCCTGGAGTCGGCCCCGGAGGCCTGA
- a CDS encoding asparaginase — protein sequence MASAAVPLARVVRGDLVESVHLGHLVVLAPDGSVRLALGDPEVTVLARSSLKPLQAVGMLRAGLDLDGPHLALACASHDGTPEHLRVVRETLLGAGLDEAALDNTPDFPLDAEAAFAWRTEGHGREPVAQNCSGKHAAMLATCVAHAGEPGWEPAEYREPEHPVQVACRAAVEELTGEQAWHVTVDGCGAPLFSTTLTGLARAFARIAVAPVADPGTPLARVALAMAEHPELVGGAERDVTRAMRAVPGLVAKDGADGVYAAALPDGSAVAFKVADGGGRPRPAVLAAALRVAGAAGVPGVDLAALDALGDVPVLGHGEPVGSVVPAFAAAAPEAVA from the coding sequence GTGGCCTCGGCCGCGGTCCCGCTGGCCCGCGTGGTGCGCGGGGACCTCGTCGAGTCGGTGCACCTCGGGCACCTGGTCGTGCTCGCGCCGGACGGCTCCGTCCGGCTGGCCCTGGGCGACCCGGAGGTCACCGTGCTCGCCCGGTCGTCGCTCAAGCCGCTGCAGGCCGTCGGCATGCTCCGCGCCGGCCTCGACCTCGACGGGCCGCACCTCGCCCTCGCCTGCGCCAGCCACGACGGCACCCCGGAGCACCTGCGGGTCGTGCGCGAGACCCTGCTCGGCGCGGGCCTCGACGAGGCGGCGCTCGACAACACCCCCGACTTCCCGCTGGACGCCGAGGCGGCGTTCGCGTGGCGCACCGAGGGGCACGGCAGGGAGCCGGTCGCGCAGAACTGCTCCGGCAAGCACGCCGCGATGCTGGCGACCTGCGTCGCGCACGCCGGGGAGCCCGGCTGGGAGCCCGCGGAGTACCGGGAGCCCGAGCACCCCGTGCAGGTCGCGTGCCGCGCGGCGGTCGAGGAGCTCACCGGCGAGCAGGCCTGGCACGTGACCGTCGACGGCTGCGGTGCGCCGCTGTTCTCGACGACGCTGACCGGGCTCGCGCGGGCGTTCGCCCGCATCGCGGTCGCGCCGGTCGCCGACCCCGGCACGCCGCTCGCCCGGGTGGCGCTGGCGATGGCCGAGCACCCCGAGCTCGTCGGGGGCGCGGAGCGGGACGTGACCCGGGCCATGCGCGCGGTGCCCGGGCTGGTCGCCAAGGACGGCGCCGACGGTGTCTACGCGGCGGCGCTGCCGGACGGGTCCGCGGTGGCGTTCAAGGTCGCCGACGGCGGCGGGCGGCCGCGGCCGGCCGTGCTCGCGGCGGCGCTGCGGGTCGCGGGAGCCGCCGGGGTGCCGGGGGTCGACCTGGCGGCGCTCGACGCGCTCGGGGACGTCCCGGTCCTCGGGCACGGCGAGCCGGTGGGCTCCGTCGTGCCGGCGTTCGCGGCGGCCGCGCCCGAGGCGGTCGCGTGA
- a CDS encoding DUF2516 family protein, translating to MIFGNVQVLLFLLFTLVILVLAVWALVDALRRPASAYVAAGKQTKQIWSIILGIATAVAFFSVPPPLGLGAFPTFLALLSAVAAIVYLVDVRPAVAPHSRRRGGGGGQGPTRGGW from the coding sequence GTGATCTTCGGCAACGTGCAGGTGCTGCTGTTCCTCCTGTTCACCCTCGTCATCCTCGTGCTCGCGGTCTGGGCGCTCGTCGACGCGCTGCGCCGCCCCGCGTCCGCGTACGTCGCGGCGGGCAAGCAGACCAAGCAGATCTGGTCGATCATCCTGGGCATCGCGACCGCGGTGGCGTTCTTCTCGGTGCCGCCGCCGCTCGGGCTCGGGGCCTTCCCGACGTTCCTCGCGCTGCTGAGCGCCGTCGCCGCGATCGTCTACCTGGTCGACGTGCGCCCGGCCGTCGCGCCGCACTCCCGCCGTCGCGGCGGCGGTGGCGGCCAGGGCCCGACCCGCGGCGGGTGGTGA
- a CDS encoding aromatic acid exporter family protein — MTGAARPDQGPSAVRVQVAARVRQGRARVRTAFVPILQAVLAAGVAYWIGSAVLGHSAPFFAPVSAWIALGFTADRDLRRVAELAVGVAIGVGLGDLVVHVIGTGAWQVAFVLLVAALIARFLDRGPMLTTQAGVQSIVIVGLPAVSASGGPVGRWTDALVGGLVALAVAALTPSDPRRRPRAQGRAAVEELAGMLRLLARGMRGPSEHDVEDALIRGRASQPALDEWQDAAGSARDLARVSPAARRHRTELAWIGQSAVRVDRAVRNSRVLARRALASVQADRARDLGPVADAVDRVALAADALAAALGAGAEPLRAREDLLRLAGELDPFTLTPDDLQAQSLLLLVRSLVVDLLEAAGVDSRTAREALPEI; from the coding sequence GTGACGGGCGCGGCGCGGCCCGACCAGGGGCCCTCGGCGGTCCGGGTCCAGGTCGCCGCGCGCGTGCGGCAGGGCCGCGCCCGCGTCCGGACGGCGTTCGTGCCGATCCTGCAGGCGGTGCTCGCCGCGGGCGTCGCCTACTGGATCGGCTCCGCCGTGCTCGGGCACAGCGCCCCGTTCTTCGCGCCGGTGAGCGCGTGGATCGCGCTCGGGTTCACCGCCGACCGCGACCTGCGCCGGGTCGCCGAGCTCGCGGTGGGCGTCGCGATCGGCGTCGGGCTGGGCGACCTCGTGGTGCACGTCATCGGCACCGGCGCGTGGCAGGTGGCGTTCGTGCTGCTGGTCGCCGCGCTGATCGCCCGGTTCCTCGACCGCGGGCCGATGCTCACGACCCAGGCGGGCGTGCAGTCGATCGTCATCGTCGGGCTGCCCGCGGTCAGCGCGTCGGGCGGGCCGGTCGGACGGTGGACCGACGCGCTCGTCGGCGGCCTGGTCGCGCTCGCCGTCGCCGCGCTCACGCCGAGCGACCCGCGGCGGCGACCCCGGGCCCAGGGGCGGGCCGCGGTGGAGGAGCTGGCCGGGATGCTGCGGCTGCTCGCCCGCGGGATGCGCGGGCCGTCGGAGCACGACGTCGAGGACGCGCTCATCCGGGGCCGGGCCTCGCAGCCCGCGCTCGACGAGTGGCAGGACGCCGCCGGCTCCGCCCGGGACCTGGCGCGGGTCTCGCCCGCGGCGCGCCGGCACCGCACGGAGCTCGCGTGGATCGGCCAGTCCGCGGTCCGGGTCGACCGCGCCGTGCGCAACTCCCGGGTGCTGGCCCGGCGCGCGCTCGCGTCGGTGCAGGCGGACCGGGCGCGCGACCTCGGGCCGGTCGCGGACGCCGTGGACCGGGTGGCGCTCGCCGCCGACGCCCTGGCCGCGGCGCTCGGCGCGGGGGCGGAGCCGCTGCGCGCGCGGGAGGACCTGCTGCGCTTGGCGGGCGAGCTCGACCCGTTCACGCTGACGCCCGACGACCTGCAGGCGCAGAGCCTGCTGCTGCTCGTCCGGTCGCTCGTGGTCGACCTGCTGGAGGCGGCGGGCGTCGACTCCCGCACCGCGCGCGAGGCGCTGCCGGAGATCTGA
- a CDS encoding folate-binding protein YgfZ yields MSDDVAAAPAEPRHRSPLLDRHGAVAASGPDAGVAWHYGDPTAEQRALTRGGAVVDQSHLGVVRVTGPDRLSWLNSITSQELAALPPRTSTETLVLSPQGHVEHAAAVVDDGEATWLISETAPALATWLDRMRFMLRVEVADVTDNWAAIGEPVDAEGAEGEPVTWRDPWPRTLPGGTRYGLPDDEHPGADRAWRLVLVPRAGLADAVRAREAAGWPLVGTWASEAVRVEAWRPRAGREVDHRTIPHELDWLRTAVHLHKGCYRGQETIARVHNLGRPPRRLVMLHLDGSGHVLPEAGAVVRDLGDLLSTGEPGREVGVVTTVARHHELGPVALAVVKRSVPVDVEVVVEADGGVLTAGQEIVVPGDGVSVDRPAARGPLTRGLGGHPML; encoded by the coding sequence GTGTCCGACGACGTCGCGGCCGCACCGGCGGAGCCCCGGCACCGCAGCCCGCTGCTCGACCGGCACGGCGCCGTCGCCGCGTCCGGCCCCGACGCCGGCGTGGCCTGGCACTACGGCGACCCGACCGCGGAGCAGCGCGCGCTGACCCGCGGCGGCGCGGTCGTGGACCAGTCGCACCTCGGGGTCGTCCGGGTCACCGGGCCGGACCGGCTGTCCTGGCTGAACTCGATCACCTCCCAGGAGCTCGCCGCGCTTCCGCCGCGGACCTCGACGGAGACGCTCGTGCTCAGCCCGCAGGGCCACGTCGAGCACGCCGCCGCGGTCGTGGACGACGGCGAGGCCACCTGGCTGATCAGCGAGACCGCGCCCGCGCTGGCGACGTGGCTGGACCGGATGCGGTTCATGCTGCGCGTCGAGGTCGCGGACGTGACCGACAACTGGGCCGCGATCGGCGAGCCGGTGGACGCCGAGGGCGCCGAAGGAGAGCCGGTCACCTGGCGCGACCCGTGGCCGCGGACCCTGCCCGGCGGCACCCGGTACGGCCTGCCCGACGACGAGCACCCCGGCGCCGACCGCGCGTGGCGGCTCGTGCTGGTCCCGCGCGCCGGCCTGGCCGACGCCGTGCGGGCGCGCGAGGCAGCGGGCTGGCCGCTCGTCGGCACCTGGGCCAGCGAGGCCGTGCGCGTCGAGGCCTGGCGCCCCCGCGCCGGCCGCGAGGTCGACCACCGGACGATCCCGCACGAGCTCGACTGGCTGCGCACCGCCGTGCACCTGCACAAGGGCTGCTACCGCGGCCAGGAGACCATCGCCCGGGTGCACAACCTCGGTCGGCCCCCGCGCCGCCTGGTGATGCTGCACCTCGACGGGTCGGGCCACGTGCTGCCCGAGGCCGGCGCGGTCGTGCGCGACCTCGGCGACCTGCTCAGCACGGGCGAGCCCGGCCGCGAGGTCGGCGTCGTCACGACGGTCGCGCGGCACCACGAGCTCGGCCCGGTCGCGCTCGCGGTGGTGAAGCGCTCGGTGCCGGTGGACGTCGAGGTCGTGGTCGAGGCCGACGGCGGCGTGCTGACCGCCGGGCAGGAGATCGTGGTCCCGGGCGACGGCGTGTCCGTCGACCGCCCGGCCGCGCGGGGGCCGCTGACCCGCGGCCTCGGCGGCCACCCGATGCTGTGA
- a CDS encoding FABP family protein produces MAFTLPEGLAPEMYPLAWLVGRWHGEGVVGYPGIEETAFTQDVVIDHDGGPYLSYTSTIRLVVVPDDASAIAEADGTPTEATAPADADGEGAVWSTESGYWRIPPERPEGMGSALSPVELLLADPSGHVAVYVGATGNGRIDLVSDVIARTASGAEVSAGKRLYGLVNGELMWAHDLAAFGHELQSYASARLSRVTD; encoded by the coding sequence ATGGCGTTCACGCTGCCCGAGGGCCTCGCCCCGGAGATGTACCCGCTCGCCTGGCTCGTGGGGCGGTGGCACGGCGAAGGCGTCGTGGGGTACCCGGGGATCGAGGAGACGGCGTTCACCCAGGACGTGGTGATCGACCACGACGGCGGCCCGTACCTGTCCTACACGTCCACCATCCGGCTCGTCGTCGTGCCGGACGACGCCTCGGCCATCGCCGAAGCCGACGGCACCCCGACCGAGGCGACCGCTCCGGCCGATGCCGACGGCGAGGGCGCGGTCTGGAGCACCGAGAGCGGCTACTGGCGCATCCCGCCGGAGCGGCCCGAGGGCATGGGGTCGGCGCTGTCGCCGGTCGAGCTGCTCCTGGCCGACCCGTCCGGGCACGTCGCGGTGTACGTCGGCGCGACCGGCAACGGGCGCATCGACCTGGTCAGCGACGTCATCGCGCGCACCGCGTCCGGCGCCGAGGTGTCGGCGGGCAAGCGCCTGTACGGCCTGGTGAACGGCGAGCTCATGTGGGCGCACGACCTCGCCGCGTTCGGGCACGAGCTGCAGTCGTACGCCTCCGCGCGGCTCAGCCGCGTGACGGACTGA
- a CDS encoding DUF4395 domain-containing protein codes for MPASPRTPQPAPAAARGPAPDARAGIDPRGPRVGAALTAALLVVVLLLPGAAATVALAVVAALFAVGAVRGAQGSVQGLVYRGLVRPRLAPPAELEDPRPPRFAQLVGLVITGAGVLLALLGVPGAVVVAAAPALVAAVLNAAFGLCLGCELYLLGVRVRHARS; via the coding sequence GTGCCCGCGTCCCCCCGCACGCCGCAGCCCGCACCCGCCGCCGCCCGCGGACCCGCGCCCGACGCCCGGGCCGGCATCGACCCCCGCGGACCGCGCGTCGGCGCCGCCCTGACCGCCGCCCTGCTCGTGGTCGTCCTGCTGCTCCCCGGCGCCGCCGCCACGGTCGCGCTGGCCGTCGTCGCCGCGCTGTTCGCCGTCGGCGCCGTCCGCGGGGCCCAGGGGTCCGTCCAGGGGCTGGTCTACCGGGGCCTCGTGCGTCCGCGGCTCGCCCCGCCCGCCGAGCTCGAGGACCCGCGGCCGCCGCGGTTCGCGCAGCTGGTCGGCCTGGTCATCACCGGGGCGGGCGTCCTGCTCGCGCTGCTGGGCGTCCCGGGCGCGGTGGTGGTCGCGGCGGCGCCGGCGCTCGTCGCCGCGGTGCTCAACGCGGCGTTCGGCCTGTGCCTCGGCTGCGAGCTCTACCTGCTGGGCGTCCGGGTGCGGCACGCCCGGTCCTGA